In Aeromicrobium marinum DSM 15272, one genomic interval encodes:
- a CDS encoding class I SAM-dependent methyltransferase has product DLATFEQLLTPAGQALLAEIAQRAGVESDLGLGTRLRRHHDAGLVAAAVTQNHLRGRAASKFGPDAAHLYFTHDALEQSTRRRVADHRAARLRAAGVGRVVDLGCGIGADLIAVARTGIAVRGVERDPVRTAVARANLAALGLPGTVEVGDATSVDLADDEVAFVDPARRDGRGRVFGTDGLQPPWEWVAPLLDGRAVAKVMPGIAHRDVPAGVEAEWVSDGGDLVEACLWGRAFARDRRRATLLPSGSSLAHAGDEAAVAPVGTHLYEPDDAVIRAGLVAEFASSIGGWLPDPHVAFVSTDRAVSTPFGRGFRVVDELPFREKQLRAALQVRRIGTLTVKKRGVDVVPEVLVKRLKLDGPHPATVILTRVDGAGRAFLVERL; this is encoded by the coding sequence TGGACCTGGCGACGTTCGAGCAGCTGCTGACGCCCGCCGGGCAGGCCCTGCTGGCCGAGATCGCCCAGCGGGCCGGCGTCGAGTCCGACCTCGGCCTCGGCACCCGGCTGCGGCGCCACCACGACGCCGGTCTGGTCGCCGCCGCCGTCACGCAGAACCACCTGCGCGGGAGGGCGGCATCGAAGTTCGGTCCCGACGCCGCGCACCTGTACTTCACCCACGACGCCCTCGAGCAGTCGACCCGGCGGCGGGTCGCCGACCATCGGGCGGCCCGGCTGCGGGCCGCTGGGGTCGGACGGGTCGTCGACCTGGGGTGCGGGATCGGTGCCGACCTGATCGCCGTCGCCCGCACCGGCATCGCGGTCCGCGGGGTCGAACGCGACCCCGTCCGCACCGCCGTGGCCCGCGCCAACCTCGCAGCTCTCGGACTCCCCGGCACCGTCGAGGTCGGCGACGCCACGTCCGTCGACCTCGCCGACGACGAGGTCGCCTTCGTCGACCCGGCCCGCCGCGACGGACGTGGACGGGTCTTCGGCACCGACGGACTCCAGCCGCCGTGGGAATGGGTCGCACCCCTGCTGGACGGTCGCGCCGTCGCCAAGGTGATGCCCGGTATCGCCCACCGCGACGTCCCGGCCGGCGTCGAGGCTGAGTGGGTCAGCGACGGTGGCGACCTGGTCGAGGCGTGCCTGTGGGGTCGCGCGTTCGCCCGCGACCGCCGTCGCGCCACCCTGCTGCCGTCCGGTTCCTCCTTGGCGCACGCGGGCGACGAGGCGGCGGTGGCCCCCGTCGGGACGCACCTCTACGAGCCCGACGACGCCGTCATCCGCGCCGGGCTCGTGGCCGAGTTCGCCAGCTCGATCGGCGGCTGGCTGCCCGACCCCCACGTGGCGTTCGTCAGCACCGACCGGGCCGTGAGCACGCCCTTCGGCCGCGGCTTCCGGGTCGTCGACGAGCTGCCGTTCCGCGAGAAGCAGCTGCGGGCCGCCCTGCAGGTCCGGCGCATCGGCACGTTGACGGTCAAGAAGCGCGGCGTGGACGTCGTCCCGGAGGTCCTGGTGAAGCGGCTCAAGCTCGACGGCCCCCACCCGGCGACCGTCATCCTCACCCGGGTGGACGGCGCCGGCCGCGCGTTCCTCGTCGAACGACTCTGA
- a CDS encoding 5-oxoprolinase subunit PxpA — translation MDPLEPPRVDLNADLGESVERWESGEDLALLDVVTSANVCCGAYAGDEGLMFATCLAAAERGVAIGAQVGYPDREGFGRRPQDPDHDELVRQVREQVDLLAEIADETGATVAYVKPHGALYHAVTSDEAQSAAVVEAVAPYGLPLLGLPHALALSRARAEGLPVVVEGFADRAYTPSGDLVPRSDPGAVLHDRAAVAAQAVRLLGTVDSICLHSDSPGAVDLAGAVRAALERAGATIGPFA, via the coding sequence ATGGACCCGCTCGAGCCGCCGCGTGTCGACCTCAACGCCGATCTCGGCGAGTCCGTCGAACGCTGGGAGTCCGGTGAGGACCTTGCGCTGCTCGACGTCGTCACCAGCGCCAACGTCTGCTGCGGTGCCTACGCCGGCGACGAGGGTCTGATGTTCGCGACCTGTCTGGCAGCGGCGGAGCGCGGCGTGGCGATCGGCGCCCAGGTCGGCTACCCCGATCGCGAGGGGTTCGGCCGGCGGCCGCAGGACCCCGACCACGACGAGCTCGTGCGGCAGGTGCGCGAGCAGGTCGACCTGCTCGCCGAGATCGCCGACGAGACCGGCGCGACCGTGGCCTACGTCAAACCGCACGGCGCGCTCTACCACGCCGTCACGTCCGACGAGGCACAGTCGGCGGCCGTCGTGGAGGCCGTCGCCCCCTACGGGCTCCCGCTCCTGGGGCTGCCCCATGCGCTGGCACTCTCCCGCGCCCGCGCCGAGGGCCTGCCCGTCGTCGTCGAGGGGTTCGCGGACCGCGCCTACACGCCCTCGGGCGACCTCGTGCCCCGCTCCGACCCGGGCGCGGTGCTGCACGACCGGGCCGCCGTCGCCGCCCAGGCGGTGCGACTGCTCGGCACGGTGGACTCGATCTGCCTGCACAGCGACTCCCCCGGCGCCGTGGATCTGGCCGGGGCCGTCCGGGCGGCACTGGAGCGGGCGGGCGCGACGATCGGACCGTTCGCGTGA
- a CDS encoding 5-oxoprolinase subunit B family protein — MRVLPCGDRAVLLDCADLEEALGWFTALQDRAEAVVGARTVLLRGQPDQLRRLVAASAPAPAHQVAPTTVVVPVSYDGADLDEVATLTGLTPDEVVSAHTGAPWTVAFSGFAPGFAYLAGGDRRLHVPRRATPRPSVPAGAVGLAGEFSGIYPRSSPGGWQLLGRTDTAMWDLDRDPPALLTPGTVVRFEAADGPASP, encoded by the coding sequence GTGAGGGTCCTGCCGTGCGGCGACCGGGCGGTGCTGCTCGACTGCGCCGACCTGGAGGAGGCACTGGGCTGGTTCACGGCGCTGCAGGACCGGGCGGAGGCGGTGGTCGGGGCGCGGACCGTCCTGCTGCGGGGGCAGCCGGACCAGCTGCGCCGCCTCGTCGCTGCGTCCGCACCCGCGCCTGCGCACCAGGTCGCGCCGACCACCGTGGTGGTGCCGGTGAGCTACGACGGCGCCGACCTCGACGAGGTGGCCACGCTGACCGGACTGACCCCCGACGAGGTCGTCTCCGCACACACCGGCGCCCCGTGGACGGTCGCCTTCAGCGGCTTCGCCCCCGGGTTCGCCTACCTGGCCGGCGGTGACCGGCGGCTCCACGTGCCGCGCCGCGCGACGCCCAGACCGTCGGTGCCGGCCGGCGCGGTCGGGCTCGCCGGCGAGTTCTCCGGCATCTATCCGCGCTCGTCGCCCGGCGGCTGGCAGCTGCTGGGTCGGACCGACACCGCGATGTGGGACCTGGACCGTGACCCGCCGGCCCTGCTCACCCCGGGCACCGTCGTCCGCTTCGAGGCCGCGGACGGACCGGCGTCACCATGA